Proteins encoded in a region of the Delphinus delphis chromosome 13, mDelDel1.2, whole genome shotgun sequence genome:
- the LOC132436593 gene encoding endothelial differentiation-related factor 1-like isoform X2, whose protein sequence is MAESDWPKKGPMAAQAKAKSSSLAAQRGGEYVEASKKWAAGQNKQHWITKNTAKLDLGTEELHHDRVSLEDLATKINEKPQVVADRERGRAISNNQALGKIERAIGLKRRGKDIGKPIEKGPRAK, encoded by the exons ATGGCTGAGAGTGACTGGCCCAAAAAGGGCCCCATGGCCGCCCAGGCCAAGGCCAAGTCCTCCTCTCTAGCAGCTCAGAGAGGAGGAGAATATGTGGAGGCTTCCAAGAAATGGGCTGCCGGCCAGAACAAACAGCATTGGATCACCAAGAACACAGCCAAGCTGGACCTGGGGACTGAGGAGCTGCATCACGACCGGGTGAGCCTGGAG GACCTGGCGACGAAAATCAACGAAAAGCCACAGGTCGTCGCTGACCGTGAGAGGGGCCGGGCCATTTCTAACAACCAGGCTCTGGGCAAAATCGAGAGAGCCATCGGCCTTAAGCGCCGGGGGAAAGACATTGGGAAGCCGATCGAGAAGGGGCCCAGGGCGAAATGA
- the LOC132436593 gene encoding endothelial differentiation-related factor 1-like isoform X1, with protein MAESDWPKKGPMAAQAKAKSSSLAAQRGGEYVEASKKWAAGQNKQHWITKNTAKLDLGTEELHHDRVSLEVGKGIPQGRQSKGLTQKDLATKINEKPQVVADRERGRAISNNQALGKIERAIGLKRRGKDIGKPIEKGPRAK; from the coding sequence ATGGCTGAGAGTGACTGGCCCAAAAAGGGCCCCATGGCCGCCCAGGCCAAGGCCAAGTCCTCCTCTCTAGCAGCTCAGAGAGGAGGAGAATATGTGGAGGCTTCCAAGAAATGGGCTGCCGGCCAGAACAAACAGCATTGGATCACCAAGAACACAGCCAAGCTGGACCTGGGGACTGAGGAGCTGCATCACGACCGGGTGAGCCTGGAGGTGGGCAAGGGGATCCCGCAGGGCCGGCAGAGCAAAGGGCTGACGCAGAAGGACCTGGCGACGAAAATCAACGAAAAGCCACAGGTCGTCGCTGACCGTGAGAGGGGCCGGGCCATTTCTAACAACCAGGCTCTGGGCAAAATCGAGAGAGCCATCGGCCTTAAGCGCCGGGGGAAAGACATTGGGAAGCCGATCGAGAAGGGGCCCAGGGCGAAATGA